In the Sphingobium sp. CAP-1 genome, CAAATGCGTTCGCACCTTGTCATTTGCCACCTTCATTACCCTGGCAACGGCATCGGGATTGTCGAACAACGCCGCGCGCACCACCGTCTCAATCACGCGAAGCTGGCTCTGGGCCGCCCGCGCATTTTTCACCTGGCTTTGCTCCGACGATGTTTGCCTAGAAGCCTCATCGGCCTGGCGGTGGCCGCGAGCGGGTTCGCGCGATGCCGGCGCCGTGACGGCAGGGGCGATGCTGTTACGGCTCGCATTGCGTTGTACGCGATCCAGCTCCTGCAGATCCCGTTCGCTCGGCCGATATCCCCGAACTTCCAGACCTTGGCGACTGGCTTCGAGCCACGCCGCCCTTCGGAACGTCTCACTGCCGGTAACATGGACGTGTGACCACCCGCGATGGCGAGCGATGGCAACGAGATCGCGCACAACTTCGTCGCTCTCGCTGGAGGTGATGAGCCGTCTGCCCTGGTCGCGGAACGCCGGTTCCTTGGCCTGCGCTGTCGTGAAATAAGCAGGCTCGCCCGACCATTTGTTCGTCGTGGAGAAATAGCGCTTTCGCAAGGCATCCGGAATGTCACCAGACGACGACGCCTGGAGGATGGACGGATCGATCGATTTCCCCTTCTTGGTTGCTTCGGGCGACGATTGCGTCGCGTTCGCCGACTTGGTTGCCGCGTCCTGCGCGATCGTATTGCTACGCTTGCTCATACCGCGTGGCACCACAGGTTTTTCAGCGGCCATGATCTGTCCTTTCCTGGATGAGGGGTGAAGATGACGCCCCTTCCGTCTGCACGAGCGCCCGCTCGATCATCGATGACACGAAAGCGATGGCCGCTGCCTCATCGCCGGGCGGCGGCAAGTCGGTCAGGTCGCCCAGGACCAGCATGTCATCGGTAATCTTAGCCGCGCCCGCCAGTTCACCATCGGTCATTTCCCGCATCTTGGTCTCCTCCAGCAAGGCCCCGCCCGTGCTCTTCGCCGTTGGTCCCTCCGCGTCATTGTAAGGGGACACCACCTGATGCTTGCCTGG is a window encoding:
- a CDS encoding LPD7 domain-containing protein, translated to MAAEKPVVPRGMSKRSNTIAQDAATKSANATQSSPEATKKGKSIDPSILQASSSGDIPDALRKRYFSTTNKWSGEPAYFTTAQAKEPAFRDQGRRLITSSESDEVVRDLVAIARHRGWSHVHVTGSETFRRAAWLEASRQGLEVRGYRPSERDLQELDRVQRNASRNSIAPAVTAPASREPARGHRQADEASRQTSSEQSQVKNARAAQSQLRVIETVVRAALFDNPDAVARVMKVANDKVRTHLQAGWQFQAAKVRDTAVRGVEPAGRTRQGPGKERAPLQRSRGR